In Fructilactobacillus cliffordii, a single genomic region encodes these proteins:
- a CDS encoding YycH family regulatory protein — protein sequence MMEKLKRYFLPLSLTLAVLISVVLSVSLLTNPARFSSKTHQNRSVALHNDTNVRPLQDVYSPLRVIKTDDHQHQKMLTSPTTNIVGTLIKQLRRTEMNDLKRVSTNKKQRYFDVLNQPNSLTLNYNDSMSAPILGQVLKQTDLFSKRQQFQRIVVPLDDKGKIYFLNDQNYQIYEAGIKNLNLKQLHRTITHEVVSNQVEIRSLNNKPFLYFPHEIKLKDYGYMLQEQSQSTYLSRIIGNSTDTTVKHHQGDTIYSSANQDLTFTSNDDVTYNNFRPQKTVKTEDDALRVAYKNAVQLGVPLGSSQFDTYQKQNKMVVYRSFIDGFPIFGDQQLGNYTYQFINGTTERYQFSLRDFQIPVPTEEQQTTLPSSKELLTELIKDNVDTKKISNIQIGYQIVPNDEHKLLILLRPSWFVKYNNQWLNYQDLEQGNFDKARKENF from the coding sequence ATGATGGAGAAGCTTAAACGCTATTTTTTACCACTTTCACTAACATTGGCCGTACTGATTAGCGTGGTTTTGTCGGTTTCGTTACTGACTAATCCGGCGCGGTTTAGTAGTAAGACACATCAAAACCGGTCGGTGGCGTTGCATAATGATACTAACGTCCGCCCGCTGCAGGACGTTTATTCGCCCCTGCGAGTGATTAAAACGGATGATCATCAACACCAAAAGATGCTGACTTCTCCCACCACCAACATTGTGGGGACACTAATAAAACAGCTCCGCCGAACAGAAATGAATGACTTAAAGCGAGTTAGCACGAACAAGAAGCAACGCTACTTTGATGTTTTAAATCAACCCAACTCGCTGACTTTGAATTACAATGATAGCATGTCGGCTCCGATTCTCGGACAGGTTTTAAAGCAAACGGATCTCTTTTCCAAGCGACAACAATTTCAGCGCATCGTGGTGCCGTTAGATGATAAAGGTAAGATCTACTTTTTAAACGACCAGAACTACCAAATCTATGAAGCCGGCATTAAGAACTTAAACTTAAAGCAGCTGCACCGGACGATAACCCACGAGGTCGTGAGCAACCAGGTCGAGATTCGGTCCTTAAATAACAAGCCGTTTCTCTACTTTCCACATGAGATTAAGCTCAAGGATTATGGATACATGTTGCAAGAACAGTCCCAGTCGACCTATTTAAGTCGGATTATTGGGAATAGTACGGATACAACTGTGAAACACCATCAGGGTGATACCATTTACTCGTCGGCCAATCAGGATCTAACCTTTACGAGCAATGACGACGTGACCTACAACAACTTTCGTCCCCAAAAGACTGTAAAGACGGAAGATGATGCGCTCCGAGTGGCTTACAAAAATGCAGTCCAACTCGGAGTGCCACTAGGCTCTTCCCAGTTTGATACTTACCAAAAGCAGAATAAGATGGTGGTGTACCGATCCTTTATTGATGGATTCCCAATTTTTGGGGATCAGCAGCTCGGTAATTATACGTATCAATTTATTAATGGGACGACCGAACGTTACCAATTCTCGCTGCGCGACTTTCAAATTCCGGTTCCAACTGAGGAACAACAAACGACTTTGCCAAGTAGTAAAGAATTGCTCACGGAACTAATCAAGGACAACGTAGACACTAAAAAGATTAGTAACATCCAAATTGGCTATCAAATCGTGCCAAACGATGAGCATAAATTGCTTATCTTGTTGCGACCGAGTTGGTTCGTGAAGTATAACAACCAGTGGTTGAACTATCAGGACCTAGAGCAAGGTAATTTTGACAAAGCACGAAAGGAGAACTTCTAA
- the walK gene encoding cell wall metabolism sensor histidine kinase WalK gives MALKWKFFKSIHFKIALVFVLMMLLTLETVGAVFVRQLEYQNLNTFKESIQLKPYINTSLKKQLANRNQIKANKQIQTILQDADVSNNAEVTVVDARGNIRGTNQSNEQSLVGQKNTDGDIKTALYSSKTIEKTTSSNNNRYYIQVTPLINSAKNQNNIEGVVYIRANLSQVYRNINNITIIYLFAAVLSIILGLLLTLIISRTITKPIDELKRQTEQIARGDYSGHVQVYGNDELGQLAHAVNNLSVQVEESQESTESERRRLDSVLDNMTDGVVATDRRGLVTIVNDEAIELLGTSKQAVVGQPILKVLKLEDQYNLRDLIEDPGQVYLDFSTSERRLILSAHFSLIQRKSGFINGLVCVFHDVTAQQKIDEDRRQFVSNVSHELRTPLTSVHSYLEALTDGAWKDPELAPKFLHVTQDETDRMIRMINDLLTLSRMDSGTQKYDSELVNINKIFNYILDRFDMIVKNDEKKHYRIKREFTKQDLWAEIDPDRFTQVIDNIMNNAVKYSPDGGVITCRLYEDHNRVVLSISDQGLGMPQSALKHIFDRFYRVDKARSRAQGGSGLGLAISKEIIESFGGSIRVESTEGRGSTFYISLPYESIEEDLWDDGEA, from the coding sequence ATGGCCCTAAAATGGAAGTTTTTTAAATCCATTCACTTTAAAATTGCGTTAGTCTTCGTGTTAATGATGCTGTTAACGCTCGAAACCGTGGGGGCCGTTTTTGTGCGGCAGTTGGAGTATCAAAACCTCAATACGTTTAAGGAATCAATTCAACTCAAGCCGTACATCAATACGTCATTAAAGAAGCAGTTGGCAAATCGGAATCAAATCAAGGCGAACAAGCAGATTCAAACGATTTTACAAGATGCGGACGTTAGCAATAACGCCGAAGTGACGGTCGTAGATGCCCGGGGGAACATCCGGGGAACCAATCAAAGCAACGAACAATCGCTGGTCGGTCAAAAGAACACCGACGGCGACATTAAGACGGCGTTATACAGTAGTAAAACGATTGAAAAAACGACCTCCAGTAACAATAACCGGTACTACATTCAGGTAACGCCGCTAATTAACAGTGCGAAAAACCAGAATAACATCGAGGGAGTTGTGTACATTCGGGCTAATTTAAGTCAGGTGTACCGTAACATTAACAACATCACGATTATTTATTTGTTTGCGGCCGTTCTGTCGATTATCCTGGGACTCTTACTGACACTAATCATTTCGCGCACGATTACCAAGCCGATTGATGAATTGAAGCGCCAGACCGAACAGATTGCGCGGGGCGATTATTCAGGGCACGTGCAGGTATATGGTAACGATGAGCTGGGTCAACTAGCGCATGCCGTTAACAATTTGTCGGTGCAGGTGGAAGAATCCCAAGAATCTACGGAGTCGGAGCGGCGCCGGCTGGATTCGGTGCTAGATAACATGACAGATGGCGTGGTAGCCACCGATCGCCGGGGACTGGTTACGATTGTGAATGATGAAGCGATTGAGTTGCTGGGAACCTCAAAACAAGCGGTCGTAGGGCAACCAATCCTCAAGGTCTTGAAGTTAGAGGATCAATATAACCTGCGGGATTTGATTGAAGATCCTGGGCAAGTTTACCTCGATTTTTCAACGTCCGAACGCCGCTTGATTTTATCAGCCCATTTCTCATTGATCCAACGGAAATCTGGGTTTATCAATGGATTAGTGTGCGTGTTCCATGACGTTACAGCGCAACAAAAAATTGATGAAGACCGGCGCCAGTTTGTATCCAACGTGTCGCATGAGTTACGGACGCCGTTAACGAGTGTACATTCATATCTAGAAGCCTTGACTGACGGCGCCTGGAAGGATCCAGAATTAGCGCCTAAATTCTTACACGTTACCCAGGATGAAACGGACCGGATGATTCGGATGATTAACGACCTTTTAACTTTGTCACGAATGGATTCGGGAACGCAGAAGTATGATAGTGAATTAGTTAACATCAATAAGATTTTTAACTACATCCTAGATCGTTTCGATATGATTGTGAAAAATGATGAAAAGAAGCACTATCGGATCAAGCGGGAGTTCACCAAACAGGATTTATGGGCAGAAATTGATCCCGATCGCTTTACGCAGGTGATTGATAACATTATGAACAACGCGGTGAAGTATTCTCCAGACGGGGGCGTGATTACCTGTCGGTTGTACGAAGATCATAACCGCGTAGTCCTGAGCATTAGTGACCAAGGACTGGGAATGCCACAGAGTGCTTTGAAACACATCTTTGATCGGTTCTACCGGGTAGACAAAGCGCGGTCGCGGGCCCAAGGAGGAAGTGGACTTGGTCTGGCCATTTCGAAGGAAATCATCGAATCATTTGGTGGTTCCATCCGGGTCGAAAGTACGGAAGGCCGCGGTTCCACCTTCTATATCTCACTTCCATATGAATCAATTGAGGAGGACCTTTGGGATGATGGAGAAGCTTAA
- the yycF gene encoding response regulator YycF, whose amino-acid sequence MAKILVVDDEKPITDIEKFSLEKEGYEVIVAYDGEEALAKVEDDHPDLVILDLMLPKMDGLEVAKEIRKTHDMPIIMVTAKDSELDKVLGLEIGADDYVTKPFSNRELVARVKANLRRQSVANEAAGPTDNEQHDITIGNLTIHPDSYSVTKDGAPVDLTHREFELIHYLAQHSGQVMTREHLLQTVWGYDYFGDVRTVDVTVRRLREKIEDDPSHPQWLVTRRGVGYYVRDNPEAK is encoded by the coding sequence ATGGCAAAAATACTAGTCGTTGATGACGAAAAACCCATTACAGACATTGAAAAATTTAGTTTAGAAAAAGAAGGTTACGAGGTCATCGTTGCTTATGATGGAGAGGAGGCCCTAGCTAAGGTCGAAGATGACCATCCCGATTTGGTCATCCTTGATTTAATGTTGCCGAAGATGGACGGTTTGGAAGTAGCCAAAGAAATTCGCAAGACCCACGACATGCCGATTATTATGGTGACTGCTAAGGATTCTGAGTTAGATAAAGTGCTTGGACTGGAAATCGGAGCCGATGACTATGTTACGAAGCCGTTTTCTAACCGGGAATTAGTGGCCCGGGTGAAGGCTAATTTACGGCGGCAGTCCGTAGCCAATGAAGCAGCGGGACCAACGGATAACGAACAACATGACATTACGATTGGAAATCTCACGATTCATCCGGATTCGTATTCCGTAACCAAGGATGGAGCCCCGGTTGATTTAACTCATCGCGAGTTTGAACTAATTCACTACCTCGCTCAACACAGCGGGCAGGTGATGACCCGGGAACACCTCCTCCAAACTGTGTGGGGCTATGATTACTTTGGGGACGTGCGGACCGTAGACGTGACGGTTCGGCGGCTACGGGAAAAGATTGAAGACGATCCTAGTCACCCCCAGTGGTTGGTTACTCGACGTGGGGTTGGTTATTATGTGCGTGATAATCCAGAAGCTAAGTAA
- a CDS encoding prenyltransferase, with the protein MKSWQQIAKITRLHSLIASVLPFCLGLLFALFQYQTVNAVNSVIFFLITCLMQIIVNLFDTYKDYKNALKYHLTQEEDGIFSKVKNATEARNLKLAIYGLTLVGALLALWLVLRTSPVILLLGLTGAAIGYLYSGGPHPIQNGPLGDVASGIIMGYIISLAAVLINIQPRQFSWSIAGKMILVAGIAVCAITNISLANNLCDYDEDVKFHRFTSVSYLGKEGTLRFYAINYVIGYLCTFISICLGWLPWSTILVLLTIPLVIKNTRRFWQVQSKQKTFVLTIRNDIAITFAVVLSTIIYALFQV; encoded by the coding sequence ATGAAAAGTTGGCAGCAAATTGCAAAAATTACCCGCCTGCACTCGTTAATCGCATCGGTACTCCCGTTTTGTCTGGGGTTATTATTCGCCCTCTTTCAGTACCAAACGGTAAATGCTGTAAACAGTGTGATTTTCTTTTTAATTACCTGTCTCATGCAGATTATCGTCAACCTCTTTGATACCTACAAAGACTACAAAAATGCATTAAAATATCATCTGACCCAAGAAGAGGATGGCATCTTTTCGAAGGTAAAGAACGCGACTGAGGCACGGAATCTCAAGCTAGCAATCTACGGACTCACCTTAGTGGGAGCGTTACTCGCTTTGTGGTTGGTTCTACGAACCAGTCCCGTCATTTTACTACTCGGTCTCACCGGGGCCGCCATCGGTTACCTCTATAGTGGCGGACCTCATCCCATTCAAAATGGACCACTGGGCGACGTAGCTTCGGGAATCATCATGGGTTACATCATTTCGTTAGCAGCCGTCTTGATTAACATCCAACCTAGGCAATTTAGTTGGAGCATTGCTGGTAAAATGATTCTAGTCGCCGGCATTGCCGTCTGTGCAATTACCAATATTAGTCTAGCCAACAACCTCTGTGACTATGATGAAGACGTCAAGTTCCACCGGTTTACCAGCGTTAGCTATCTCGGCAAAGAGGGAACGCTGCGCTTTTACGCCATAAACTACGTCATTGGCTATCTGTGCACCTTCATCTCCATCTGTCTCGGTTGGTTACCGTGGTCGACGATTCTGGTATTACTGACGATTCCGTTGGTAATTAAAAACACCCGCCGCTTCTGGCAGGTGCAGAGTAAACAAAAAACCTTTGTGTTGACGATTCGCAATGACATTGCCATCACGTTCGCCGTAGTGCTTTCAACCATCATCTACGCCTTATTTCAGGTGTAA
- a CDS encoding DMT family transporter, whose protein sequence is MKKSLIYVLFSTVLFSLMEIALKSAGNQFNPIQLNLIRFTLGGLVILPFAFSHLKKQQRRIHWSDWKVFGLTGFLCVVISMTLYQLAIEYGEPAIVAVLFSCNPVFALIFAYLILHEQVSRADVISLVLSVIGLLVIVNPFKLTDPLGIFFAILAAATFGFYSIMSQASSLRVQLDGVVMTGFTFIAGAIELLGLILITKIPPVATRMRSIGWLKPFADIPILTNVNLPNLWILLFVGVAVTGGGFAFYFLALQEGGVTMASLVFFFKPVLSPIFAFFLIGEHISLSTMIGVAIIIVSSLITLYGYRIDAKANQ, encoded by the coding sequence ATGAAAAAATCATTAATTTACGTCTTATTTTCAACCGTTCTATTTAGTTTGATGGAAATTGCGTTAAAGTCCGCCGGAAATCAGTTTAATCCGATTCAACTGAACTTGATTCGGTTCACGCTCGGGGGACTAGTAATTCTCCCGTTTGCCTTTTCCCATTTAAAAAAACAACAACGTCGGATTCATTGGTCGGATTGGAAGGTCTTTGGACTAACTGGCTTTCTGTGTGTGGTCATTTCGATGACGCTGTACCAATTGGCGATTGAATACGGAGAACCGGCAATTGTCGCCGTCCTGTTCAGTTGTAATCCGGTGTTTGCGTTAATCTTTGCCTATCTGATTTTGCACGAGCAGGTTTCACGTGCCGATGTAATTTCGCTAGTGCTGTCTGTGATTGGGTTACTGGTAATCGTTAATCCGTTTAAACTGACGGATCCGCTGGGAATTTTCTTTGCGATTCTCGCAGCCGCCACGTTTGGTTTTTACAGCATCATGTCGCAGGCCTCATCCCTGCGGGTACAACTTGACGGAGTGGTAATGACTGGTTTTACCTTCATTGCCGGAGCGATTGAACTGCTAGGATTGATCTTAATCACCAAGATTCCGCCTGTGGCTACCAGAATGCGTTCCATCGGCTGGTTAAAACCGTTTGCGGACATTCCAATTTTGACCAACGTTAACCTGCCAAACCTTTGGATCTTACTGTTCGTCGGGGTGGCCGTAACCGGTGGGGGCTTTGCCTTTTACTTTCTCGCCCTCCAAGAAGGTGGTGTCACGATGGCCTCATTGGTGTTCTTCTTTAAACCAGTGCTATCGCCAATCTTTGCGTTTTTCCTAATTGGGGAACACATCAGTCTATCGACTATGATTGGAGTAGCCATCATCATTGTCAGTTCGCTAATTACTTTATACGGTTATCGCATTGATGCGAAAGCCAACCAATAA
- a CDS encoding GMP reductase, with the protein MEVFDYNDIQLIPNKCIVNSRSECDTTVEFGGRQFKLPVVPANMQTVINEDLAVSLAQNGYFYVMHRFQPEARHDFVKRMHDRGLFASISVGVKPGEYDFITSLAADHLEPEYITIDIAHGYSDSVIKMIKFIKEQLPTSFVIAGNVGTPEGVRALENAGADATKVGVGPGKACITKVKTGFGTGGWQLAAIRYCAKAARKPIVADGGIRTDGDIAKSIRFGATMCMIGSLFAGHLESPGKEVEEGGQKYKEYFGSASEYQKGAYHNVEGKKLLVPYKGSIYDTLQEMKEDLQSSISYAGGRDLQALQTVDYVIVKDTIYNGD; encoded by the coding sequence ATGGAAGTATTTGATTATAATGACATTCAATTGATTCCCAATAAGTGTATCGTGAACTCCCGGAGTGAGTGCGATACGACGGTCGAGTTTGGGGGCCGGCAGTTTAAGCTCCCCGTTGTTCCCGCTAACATGCAAACGGTAATTAATGAAGACTTGGCCGTTTCGTTAGCGCAAAACGGTTACTTCTACGTGATGCACCGCTTCCAACCAGAAGCACGTCATGACTTTGTGAAGCGGATGCACGACCGGGGATTATTTGCTTCCATTAGTGTGGGAGTAAAGCCCGGTGAGTACGACTTTATTACCAGTTTAGCTGCGGACCACTTAGAACCAGAGTACATTACAATCGACATTGCCCATGGTTACTCTGATTCCGTCATCAAGATGATTAAGTTCATTAAAGAACAACTACCAACTTCGTTTGTGATTGCCGGAAACGTCGGGACTCCAGAAGGGGTGCGGGCGTTAGAAAATGCTGGTGCCGATGCTACCAAAGTGGGAGTGGGACCCGGAAAAGCCTGCATCACGAAAGTTAAAACTGGTTTTGGAACGGGTGGTTGGCAATTAGCTGCCATCCGGTACTGTGCTAAAGCAGCCCGCAAACCAATTGTGGCCGATGGTGGAATTCGGACCGATGGTGACATTGCCAAGTCAATTCGCTTTGGTGCCACGATGTGTATGATTGGTTCGCTGTTTGCCGGTCACTTAGAATCACCTGGGAAAGAAGTTGAGGAAGGTGGTCAGAAGTACAAGGAATACTTCGGTTCTGCTTCCGAATACCAAAAGGGCGCTTATCATAACGTCGAAGGCAAAAAGCTACTGGTTCCCTACAAGGGCAGTATCTATGACACATTGCAAGAAATGAAGGAAGACTTGCAGTCATCGATTTCCTACGCGGGTGGCCGCGATTTGCAGGCGTTACAGACGGTTGACTATGTGATTGTGAAGGATACGATTTATAACGGGGACTAA
- the dnaB gene encoding replicative DNA helicase translates to MNNDVLTDHTPPQNVEAEKAVLGSIFLAPTTLPDAMELLHPDDFYKHSHQLIYQAMLDLADQDEGIDAVTVTDRLKSQNQLEDVGGVSAIVELAESVPTAANLTYYAKIVSKKATLRRLIETATKIATDGYDEDEDLDTLLDNAEREIMDVSEDRNQSGFQPIRDVLDQAFESINELAENGGDDVTGLPTGYKALDQMTTGLHPGELVILAARPAVGKTAFALNIAQNVGVKTNKTVALFSLEMSAESLVNRMICAEGSIDANHLRTGELNADEWNNLTMAMGTLSTANIFIDDTPGARIASIRANCRRLKKEAERDPDGGLGLIVIDYLQLIEGSTRESRQQEVSEISRQLKKLANELQVPIIALSQLSRGVEQRQDKRPVLSDIRESGSIEQDADIVAFLYRDDYYERDSENGNDADDADIDPREDADNNVGMVEVIIEKNRSGPRGTVNLMFVKSFNKFTSVANTPE, encoded by the coding sequence ATGAATAACGATGTGTTGACGGATCACACGCCACCGCAAAACGTCGAAGCGGAAAAGGCTGTACTAGGTTCCATTTTTCTCGCCCCAACGACCCTACCGGATGCCATGGAATTGTTGCATCCAGATGATTTTTACAAACACTCTCACCAGTTGATTTACCAAGCGATGCTGGATTTAGCTGATCAAGATGAGGGAATTGATGCCGTCACCGTAACGGACCGACTGAAGAGCCAGAACCAGCTTGAGGACGTGGGTGGGGTTTCGGCGATTGTTGAGCTAGCCGAATCGGTACCGACCGCGGCCAACCTAACCTACTACGCCAAGATTGTAAGTAAAAAGGCTACCCTACGACGGTTAATTGAAACAGCGACGAAAATTGCCACTGATGGTTACGATGAAGATGAAGATCTCGACACACTCTTAGATAACGCGGAACGAGAAATCATGGACGTGTCGGAGGATCGAAATCAGAGCGGATTTCAACCGATTCGAGATGTTTTAGACCAGGCATTTGAAAGCATTAACGAGCTGGCTGAAAATGGTGGTGACGATGTAACTGGATTACCAACGGGGTACAAGGCGTTAGACCAAATGACGACCGGTCTGCATCCGGGAGAATTAGTTATTCTAGCCGCGCGACCAGCCGTCGGAAAAACAGCCTTTGCACTTAACATTGCCCAAAACGTGGGAGTTAAGACAAACAAGACCGTTGCCCTCTTCAGTTTAGAAATGAGCGCTGAATCATTGGTGAACCGGATGATTTGTGCTGAAGGGAGCATTGATGCTAACCATCTCCGAACTGGGGAATTAAATGCCGACGAATGGAATAACCTAACAATGGCCATGGGGACCTTGTCTACGGCTAATATTTTTATTGACGATACTCCAGGAGCCCGGATTGCTTCAATTCGGGCGAACTGTCGGCGCTTAAAAAAGGAAGCCGAACGTGATCCAGATGGTGGTCTAGGCTTAATTGTGATTGACTACCTCCAGTTAATTGAAGGGAGTACCCGGGAAAGTCGGCAGCAAGAGGTTTCTGAAATTTCACGCCAACTTAAGAAATTAGCTAATGAGTTACAGGTACCAATCATTGCGCTGTCCCAACTATCACGGGGTGTGGAACAACGTCAAGATAAACGACCAGTGCTGTCCGATATCCGGGAATCTGGTTCGATTGAACAGGATGCGGACATCGTGGCCTTTCTGTATCGAGATGATTATTATGAACGTGACAGCGAAAACGGCAATGATGCTGATGATGCTGACATAGATCCACGCGAGGATGCCGATAATAACGTGGGAATGGTTGAAGTCATCATTGAAAAGAATCGATCGGGTCCACGGGGCACGGTTAATCTGATGTTTGTAAAATCATTTAATAAGTTTACTTCGGTGGCCAACACCCCAGAATAG
- the rplI gene encoding 50S ribosomal protein L9: MQVIFLEDVRGKGKRGEIKQVPAGYAQNYLIKNGLAEPATKSAISRVKAQQKHAEENAEEELAEAKQLKAFLEKDETVVELRAKSGKDGRLFGSITSKQIAQALADQYQVKIDKRKIELAEPIKAMGYTNVPVKLHPSVTGTIRVHIAEK, encoded by the coding sequence ATGCAAGTAATCTTTTTGGAAGACGTTCGTGGTAAAGGTAAACGCGGAGAAATTAAGCAAGTCCCAGCTGGATATGCCCAAAACTACCTGATTAAGAATGGTTTAGCTGAACCAGCCACTAAATCAGCGATTAGTCGGGTAAAGGCGCAGCAAAAACACGCTGAAGAAAATGCTGAAGAAGAGTTGGCAGAAGCCAAGCAACTTAAAGCCTTTTTGGAAAAGGATGAAACGGTAGTAGAACTGCGAGCAAAGTCCGGAAAAGATGGACGCTTGTTTGGTTCGATTACCAGCAAACAAATCGCTCAAGCATTGGCAGACCAATACCAAGTTAAAATTGATAAACGTAAGATTGAACTAGCTGAACCAATTAAAGCAATGGGATACACCAACGTTCCCGTTAAATTACATCCCAGCGTTACGGGGACAATTCGGGTGCACATTGCGGAAAAATAG